GTTTGTTTTCCTGCCAGTAAGTAGTCCAATGTCAATAAGTTAACAGATTCCGCATCAAGTGCGGAATGACAGAAGCTATGAAAAAGCACTTTTGCCTGTCATTCCTGCGAAAGCAGGAATCTATTAAATTATTTTAACCTTAACTTATTGACATTGACCGGACAAGCAGGCAGTCGAAATGACAATAAAGGAGTTTTCTTACGAACTCTAATTACTCTAAAAACAGAAATAATATCAATAGTTATATATTATTTTATTGGTTTTTTATTTTCGTTTGTAATAGATTTCTTTTTTATATTGGCATTTGACTTTGAATCAATTGAAGAATCAATTAAAGTACCAATTACTTTCCCTGTAATAGTTAATCTAACAGGTGAATTTTTAGCATTTGAATAAACAGTAATTGTTTTTGTAAAAGGAGCAATTCTTTTTGTATCGTATTTTACAGTAATTTCTCCGCTTTTTTTCTTATTTATCGGTTCTTTTGGCCATGTTGGTACAGTACAACCACATGAAGATCTCAAATTAGTTAAAATCAAAGGTTCTTTTCCTGTATTTGTAAATTTGAAAACACAAATTCCATCACTTCCTTTATTAATTTGCCCATAATCATATTTCGTATTTTCAAAACTAATTTCCGGTGCTTTTTTATTATCTACTGCAGGTTTCTTATCTTCTTGGGCAAAATTGAAAGAAACAATTAATAATAAAAAACTAAATAATAAAATAAATTTTTTCATAAGAATATTTTAAAAAGATAATTAATAATAATAATTCAAAATGCTAAATTACAAATATGTTTGATAATTTGAAGTATATTAATATCAACTTTTGTTTATTTTTAACTTTTTATTCATAATTGATTATTTTATAGGCTAATAAGAAATAAAATTTTATACTTTTGCAAAACTTTAATTTTTATATTATAATTAGAATTAAGTAGTTATGGAAATACCAACAAAATACGAACCAGCAAAAACTGAAGATAAGTGGTACAAATACTGGATGGAAAACGCTTATTTTAAATCACAACCCGATGAAAGAGAAGCATATACAATAGTAATTCCTCCGCCAAATGTTACCGGTGTTTTACATATGGGGCATATGTTGAATAATACAATTCAGGATGTTTTAGTAAGAAGAGCCAGGATGCAAGGAAAAAATGCGTGCTGGGTACCGGGAACCGACCATGCTTCAATTGCAACTGAAGCAAAAGTTGTAGAAAAATTGAAAGAAGAAGGAATAGAAAAAAAATCTATAACAAGAGAAGAATTTTTAAAACATGCATGGGAATGGAGAAAAAAACACGGAGGAATAATACTTGAACAACTAAAAAAACTTGGAGCATCTTGTGACTGGGACCGTACAAAATTCACTATGGATGATGATATGTCAGAAAGTGTTATTGATGTTTTTATTGATCTTTATAAAAAAGGATATATTTATCGCGGTGTTAGAATGGTAAACTGGGATCCGCAAGCCAAAACAGCAGTATCCGATGAAGAAGTGATACACAAAGAGGTAAATTCAAAATTATATTATGTTCGATATAGAATAGAAGGTGAAGAAAATAAATGTGTTACTATTGCAACTACAAGACCTGAAACAATACTAGGTGATACCGCAGTATGTTTTAATCCAAATGATGAACGATATGCTCAGCTTAAAGGTAAAAAAGTAATTATTCCGCTAATTAATAGAGTTGTACCTTTAATACAGGACGAATATGTTGATATGGAATTTGGAACAGGTTGTCTTAAAATAACACCTGCACATGATATAAATGACTATGAAATAGGAACAAGACACAATCTTGAAAGTATCGATATTTTTAATGATGATGGAACTTTAAATGAAGCTGCTGAAATATTTATCGGTGAAGACAGATTTAAAGCAAGAGAATTGATAACTGAAAAATTAAAAGAAAAAGGACATATTGTAAAAATTGAATATTATTTAAACAAAATTGGGTATTCTGAAAGAACAAATGCGGTAATAGAACCTAAATTATCAATACAATGGTTTCTCAAAATGAAAGAGCTTTCAAAACCGGCATTAGAACATATAATGAATGATGATATTAAACTTTACCCTCCTAAATTTAAAAATACATATAAACACTGGATGGAAAATATAAAAGACTGGTGTATATCACGTCAGTTATTGTGGGGGCATAGAATACCTGCTTATTATCTTCCAAATAGTAGTGATTTTGTAATTGCTAAAAGTATTGAAGAAGCAGTTAAACTCGCTATTGAAAAAACAGGAAATAAAAACATAACTATATCTGACTTAAAACAAGACGAAGATGTTTTTGACACATGGTTTTCTTCATGGTTATGGCCAATTTCTGTTTTTGACGGTATCAGAAAACCTGATAATAATGATATAAAATATTATTATCCAACCGATGATCTTGTTACAGCTCCTGAAATACTATTCTTTTGGGTTGCAAGAATGATAATTGCCGGCTATGAATATTTGAATGAAAAACCTTTTAAAAATGTATATTTAACAGGAATTGTACGTGATACGCAAGGACGGAAAATGTCGAAACAACTTGGCAATTCTCCTGACCCTATAAAATTAATGGAAAAATTTGGTGCTGATGGAGTAAGAGTTGGAATGTTATTATGTTCACCTGCCGGAAATGATCTGCTTTTTGAAGAAAATCTTACAGAACAGGGACGTAATTTTGGAAATAAAATCTGGAATGCTTTCAGGCTGGTAAAACAATGGAAAGTTGATGAATCAATAAAACAACCTGAAGCATCTAAAGTTGCAATTAAATGGTTCGATTCAAAATTGAACAAAACAATAGAATTGGTTGACAATAATTATTCAAAATACCGGTTATCAGAAGCCCTTATGACTGTTTACAGATTATTTTGGGAAGAATTTTCCTCATGGTATCTTGAAATTATTAAACCCGGATTTCAGCAACCAATTGATAAAATATCATATGATAAAACACTTGATCTTTTTGAAAAACTTCTGAAATTATTACATCCTTTTATGCCATTTATTACTGAAGAAATCTGGAGTTTAATAAAAGAAAGGGAAAAAGGTGATTTAATAATAATTTCAAAAATGCCAGAAACTGAAGAATATGACGAACAATTAATTGATAATTTTGAATTGGCAATGGCAACAATTAGTTCTATCAGGACAATAAGAAAAGAAAAAAATATAGCAATTAAGGATACTCTTGTTCTGAATATTAAGGCTAATGGAACAAAATACGACAATAGCTTTGATAGTGTAATTATCAAATTGGGAAACTTGTCTGAAATAAATTTTATTTCAGAAAAAATTGAAAATTCAGTATCTTTTATTGTTAAGTCAACTGAATATTATGTTCCTCTTGGTGATTTGGTAAACATTGAAGAAGAAATTAAAAAACTTGAAAGTGAATTAAAATATACCAAGGGTTTTTTAAATTCAGTAGTGAAAAAACTTAATAATGAAAGATTTGTTCAGAATGCTCCTGAAAAAGTCGTAAAAATGGAAAAAAAGAAACAAAAAGATGCCGAATTAAAAATCAAGGCATTAAATGAAAGATTATTAAGTTTGCAATAAATAAATCACTGTTTTTAAATGGAAAACAGAGAAAAAGAAATAATTAAAGTTTCATGGATTGCTGTTATCGGTAATTTAATCCTGGCAATACTAAAAATTTCTATTGGTATAATATCAGGAAGCCTTGCGGTTGTTGGTGACGGTATTGATACTGCAACCGATATATTAACATCGTGCATAACATTATTTACGGCTAAAATATTAACCAAACCACCTGATATTAAATATCCTTACGGATATAGAAAAGCAGAAACAATAGCTACTAAACTATTATCGTTTATTATATTTTTTGCAGGAGCTCAACTTGCCATTTCAACAATTGTACAATTAGTTAAAGGTGCATCAAAACCAATACCGGAATATTCAGCAATTTATATTACTGTATTTTCAATTTTTTTAAAATTCTTTTTAGGCTATATACTATTAAAAACAGGTAAAAAATTAAAAAGTTCAATGCTTATTGCAAATGGTAAAAATATGCAGAATGATATTTTAATATCAGTAACTGTACTATTAGGCTTATTTTTTACTTTTGTTCTTCATTTGCAAATATTAGATACTATTACAGCATTTATAGTTAGTTTTTTTATTATGCGTGTTGGATATAAACTTTTCATTGAAACATATACCGAATTAATGGACGGAATTGATGATGCATCTTTATATAATGAGATTTTTGAGGCTGTAAAAAAAGTTGATGGGGCAAAAAATCCTCATAGAGCAAGATTAAGGAAACTTGGAAATTTATATAATTTAGTTATTGATATCGAAGTTGATGGTAATATGCCGGTAAAAAAAGCTCATGAAATAGCTTCAAATGTTGAAAATAGTATAAAAAAGTCAATAGAAAACATATATGATATTATTGTTCATATTGAACCTGTTGGAAATATTGAAAATAATGAAAAATTCGGTATTTCTGGAAAGGATATTGAATAAAAGAATTTTTTTCTGTAATTTTGGAATTTAAAAAAAAAGATATAAATTTATATATTGTGATAATTCATTATTGAATTAATTATGGAACCACTTATAATTGAAGCAACAAAAGAAACTCCGGAAATTATTCTTGACCCTGAAAAAGAATTATTCCGCATAAAAGGAGTTTCGCATCCTGAAAATATTAAAACATTTTTTGCTCCTGTATTTCACTGGCTTGATAATTATTTTGCAGAGAATAAAGAAAAACAGGGAACTAAGATGGTTTTTCAGTTTTTTTATATTTATATAAATTCTTCATCATTAAAACATCTTTATGATTTATTTAAGAAATTAACTGATTTCAGAGATAATGGTATTTTTGTTGAAATAGTATGGAACTATGCTGATGATGATGAAGATATGCTTGAATCAGGAGAAGAGCTTTCTGAACTAAAAAATGTGAATTTACCTTTCAGATATTTAGCATATACCGAAAAACATGATTTAGGATAAGGCATTATAACGAAATAACCTGTTTATTTATTTAATAATTGTTTG
This region of Bacteroidales bacterium genomic DNA includes:
- a CDS encoding DUF1573 domain-containing protein, with amino-acid sequence MKKFILLFSFLLLIVSFNFAQEDKKPAVDNKKAPEISFENTKYDYGQINKGSDGICVFKFTNTGKEPLILTNLRSSCGCTVPTWPKEPINKKKSGEITVKYDTKRIAPFTKTITVYSNAKNSPVRLTITGKVIGTLIDSSIDSKSNANIKKKSITNENKKPIK
- a CDS encoding valine--tRNA ligase encodes the protein MEIPTKYEPAKTEDKWYKYWMENAYFKSQPDEREAYTIVIPPPNVTGVLHMGHMLNNTIQDVLVRRARMQGKNACWVPGTDHASIATEAKVVEKLKEEGIEKKSITREEFLKHAWEWRKKHGGIILEQLKKLGASCDWDRTKFTMDDDMSESVIDVFIDLYKKGYIYRGVRMVNWDPQAKTAVSDEEVIHKEVNSKLYYVRYRIEGEENKCVTIATTRPETILGDTAVCFNPNDERYAQLKGKKVIIPLINRVVPLIQDEYVDMEFGTGCLKITPAHDINDYEIGTRHNLESIDIFNDDGTLNEAAEIFIGEDRFKARELITEKLKEKGHIVKIEYYLNKIGYSERTNAVIEPKLSIQWFLKMKELSKPALEHIMNDDIKLYPPKFKNTYKHWMENIKDWCISRQLLWGHRIPAYYLPNSSDFVIAKSIEEAVKLAIEKTGNKNITISDLKQDEDVFDTWFSSWLWPISVFDGIRKPDNNDIKYYYPTDDLVTAPEILFFWVARMIIAGYEYLNEKPFKNVYLTGIVRDTQGRKMSKQLGNSPDPIKLMEKFGADGVRVGMLLCSPAGNDLLFEENLTEQGRNFGNKIWNAFRLVKQWKVDESIKQPEASKVAIKWFDSKLNKTIELVDNNYSKYRLSEALMTVYRLFWEEFSSWYLEIIKPGFQQPIDKISYDKTLDLFEKLLKLLHPFMPFITEEIWSLIKEREKGDLIIISKMPETEEYDEQLIDNFELAMATISSIRTIRKEKNIAIKDTLVLNIKANGTKYDNSFDSVIIKLGNLSEINFISEKIENSVSFIVKSTEYYVPLGDLVNIEEEIKKLESELKYTKGFLNSVVKKLNNERFVQNAPEKVVKMEKKKQKDAELKIKALNERLLSLQ
- a CDS encoding cation transporter yields the protein MENREKEIIKVSWIAVIGNLILAILKISIGIISGSLAVVGDGIDTATDILTSCITLFTAKILTKPPDIKYPYGYRKAETIATKLLSFIIFFAGAQLAISTIVQLVKGASKPIPEYSAIYITVFSIFLKFFLGYILLKTGKKLKSSMLIANGKNMQNDILISVTVLLGLFFTFVLHLQILDTITAFIVSFFIMRVGYKLFIETYTELMDGIDDASLYNEIFEAVKKVDGAKNPHRARLRKLGNLYNLVIDIEVDGNMPVKKAHEIASNVENSIKKSIENIYDIIVHIEPVGNIENNEKFGISGKDIE
- a CDS encoding DUF1987 domain-containing protein yields the protein MEPLIIEATKETPEIILDPEKELFRIKGVSHPENIKTFFAPVFHWLDNYFAENKEKQGTKMVFQFFYIYINSSSLKHLYDLFKKLTDFRDNGIFVEIVWNYADDDEDMLESGEELSELKNVNLPFRYLAYTEKHDLG